The proteins below come from a single Denticeps clupeoides chromosome 15, fDenClu1.1, whole genome shotgun sequence genomic window:
- the phlda1 gene encoding pleckstrin homology-like domain family A member 1 codes for MLESGGKVLKEGLLEKRSDGLLQLWKKKHCALTEDGLLLHRPKQHDHPHHQHHEPGRAKELHFANMKTVDCVERKGKYVYFTVVMAEGKEIDFRCPQDEGWNAEITLQMVQYKNRQAILAVKSTRQKQQLLVVQMPGQKMLRNSPSVA; via the coding sequence ATGCTGGAGAGCGGGGGCAAGGTGCTGAAAGAGGGGCTCCTGGAGAAGCGCAGCGACGGCCTGCTGCAGCTGTGGAAGAAGAAGCACTGCGCGCTCACCGAGGACGGGCTGCTGCTCCACCGGCCCAAGCAGCACGACCACCcgcaccaccagcaccacgaGCCCGGCCGCGCCAAGGAGCTGCACTTCGCCAACATGAAGACGGTGGACTGCGTGGAGCGCAAGGGCAAGTACGTCTACTTCACCGTGGTGATGGCGGAGGGCAAGGAGATCGACTTCAGGTGCCCGCAGGACGAGGGCTGGAACGCCGAGATCACGCTGCAGATGGTGCAGTACAAGAACCGGCAGGCCATCCTGGCCGTCAAATCCACGCGCCAGAAGCAGCAGCTGCTCGTGGTGCAGATGCCGGGACAGAAGATGCTGAGGAACTCTCCCAGCGTGGCGTGA
- the nap1l1 gene encoding nucleosome assembly protein 1-like 1 isoform X2: MYRLFSYTPIAQLPTLTTCFMPPPANLQITSFMVRYVLHRHVCIAIHQLLINFKTLTAAHRWNVTLWGGSALSICSSVVRKRSSLRRCVCCGHTLVMFSLPIVGLRKMSLANLYCQRPSVQRHLTWSLEIHAYPLHLLPMLCQFRFICRFFPLRLLRQLHLFCLLQRPMESPALRPPACFSGVLQQPWKQTRLLQKTSMADIDNKDQAEMDPADMEDVEEVEEEETGEDVNSKARQLTVQMMQNPQVLAALQERLDGLVGSPSGYMESLPKIVKRRVNALKNLQVKCAHIEAKFYEEVHELERKYAAMYQPLFDKRSDIVKGSYEPADDECEWKADEEEELTEEMKEKAKVEEEKKDEEKEDPKGIPEFWLTVFKNVDLLSDMLQEHDEPILKHLQDIKVKFSDAGQPMSFTLEFFFEPNEFFTNTLLTKTYKMRSEPDESDPFSFDGPEIMGCTGCQIDWTKGKNVTLKTIKKKQKHKGRGTVRTVTKTVPNDSFFNFFAPPEVPENGELDEDSEAVLAADFEIGHFIRERIVPRAVLYFTGEAIEDDDDDYDEEGEEADDEEGEEEADEENDPDYDPKKDANPPAECKQQ; the protein is encoded by the exons ATGTACAGGCTGTTCTCCTATACTCCGATCGCACAACTACCTACTTTAACTACCTGTTTTATGCCACCCCCAGCAAATCTCCAAATAACCTCATTTATGGTCCGTTATGTTCTACACCGccatgtctgcatcgcgatTCATCAACTCCTGATTAATTTCAAAACCCTTACTGCTGCACATAGATGGAATGTGACCCTTTGGGGGGGCAGTGCCCTTAGTATTTGTTCTAGTGTTGTGAGGAAGCGGTCGTCTTTGAGGAGGTGCGTGTGCTGTGGCCATACCCTCGTGATGTTTTCCCTCCCCATTGTAGGGCTGAGAAAAATGTCTTTGGCAAACTTATATTGTCAGCGTCCCAGTGTCCAGCGTCACCTTACCTGGAGTTTAGAAATCCACGCTTATCCTTTGCATCTTTTGCCCATGCTCTGCCAGTTTCGTTTCATTTGCCGGTTCTTCCCACTGCGCCTGTTGCGGCAGCTACATCTCTTCTGCCTGCTTCAACGCCCCATGGAGTCTCCAGCGCTCCGGCCTCCAGCATGTTTCTCAGGTGTCCTGCAGCAACCCTG GAAACAAACAAGACTACTACAAAAAACCAGCATGGCAGACATTGACAA CAAAGACCAGGCTGAGATGGACCCAGCAGATATGGAAGACGTGGAAGAAGTGGAGGAAGAAGAGACTGGAGAGGATGTCAACAGCAAAG CTCGTCAGCTCACTGTGCAGATGATGCAGAACCCACAGGTCTTGGCTGCCCTGCAGGAGAGGCTGGACGGACTGGTGGGCTCACCATCAGGCTACATGGAAAG TTTACCAAAAATTGTCAAGAGGCGCGTAAATGCCCTGAAAAACCTCCAGGTGAAGTGTGCACACATTGAGGCTAAATTCTACGAAGAGGTGCACGAACTGGAGAGGAAGTACGCTGCCATGTACCAGCCGCTGTTCGATAAG CGTAGCGACATTGTGAAGGGCAGCTATGAGCCCGCAGATGACGAGTGTGAATGGAAAgcggatgaagaggaagagctGACC GAAGAAATGAAGGAAAAGGCCAaagtggaggaggagaagaaagacgAAGAGAAGGAGGACCCTAAAGGAATCCCCGAGTTCTGGCTGACCGTTTTTAAAAACGTGGATCTGCTCAGCGACATGTTGCAG GAGCACGATGAGCCCATCCTTAAACATTTACAGGAcattaaagtgaaattttcagaTGCTGGTCAGCCAATG AGCTTCACTTTAGAGTTTTTCTTTGAGCCAAATGAGTTCTTCACAAACACATTGTTGACAAAAACCTATAAGATGCGCTCAGAACCAGATGAGTCGGACCCCTTTTCCTTTGATGGACCCGAGATCATGGGCTGCACCGG TTGTCAGATTGACTGGACGAAGggcaaaaatgtcacattgaaAACAATCAAGAAGAAACAGAAGCACAAGGGCCGTGGAACAGTACGGACTGTCACCAAAACGGTCCCCAATGACTCCTTTTTCAACTTCTTCGCCCCTCCTGAAG TGCCAGAGAATGGAGAACTG GATGAGGATTCTGAGGCAGTGTTGGCCGCTGACTTTGAGATCGGTCACTTCATCCGCGAGCGCATCGTTCCCCGGGCTGTGCTCTACTTTACAGGAGAGGCCATAGAGGACGATGACGACGAT TACGATGAGGAAGGTGAGGAGGCAGATGATgag GAAGGCGAGGAAGAGGCTGACGAGGAAAATGACCCAGACTATGACCCCAAG AAGGACGCCAACCCCCCAGCAGAATGCAAACAGCAGTGA
- the nap1l1 gene encoding nucleosome assembly protein 1-like 1 isoform X1 — MYRLFSYTPIAQLPTLTTCFMPPPANLQITSFMVRYVLHRHVCIAIHQLLINFKTLTAAHRWNVTLWGGSALSICSSVVRKRSSLRRCVCCGHTLVMFSLPIVGLRKMSLANLYCQRPSVQRHLTWSLEIHAYPLHLLPMLCQFRFICRFFPLRLLRQLHLFCLLQRPMESPALRPPACFSGVLQQPWKQTRLLQKTSMADIDNKDQAEMDPADMEDVEEVEEEETGEDVNSKARQLTVQMMQNPQVLAALQERLDGLVGSPSGYMESLPKIVKRRVNALKNLQVKCAHIEAKFYEEVHELERKYAAMYQPLFDKRSDIVKGSYEPADDECEWKADEEEELTVSKQEEMKEKAKVEEEKKDEEKEDPKGIPEFWLTVFKNVDLLSDMLQEHDEPILKHLQDIKVKFSDAGQPMSFTLEFFFEPNEFFTNTLLTKTYKMRSEPDESDPFSFDGPEIMGCTGCQIDWTKGKNVTLKTIKKKQKHKGRGTVRTVTKTVPNDSFFNFFAPPEVPENGELDEDSEAVLAADFEIGHFIRERIVPRAVLYFTGEAIEDDDDDYDEEGEEADDEEGEEEADEENDPDYDPKKDANPPAECKQQ; from the exons ATGTACAGGCTGTTCTCCTATACTCCGATCGCACAACTACCTACTTTAACTACCTGTTTTATGCCACCCCCAGCAAATCTCCAAATAACCTCATTTATGGTCCGTTATGTTCTACACCGccatgtctgcatcgcgatTCATCAACTCCTGATTAATTTCAAAACCCTTACTGCTGCACATAGATGGAATGTGACCCTTTGGGGGGGCAGTGCCCTTAGTATTTGTTCTAGTGTTGTGAGGAAGCGGTCGTCTTTGAGGAGGTGCGTGTGCTGTGGCCATACCCTCGTGATGTTTTCCCTCCCCATTGTAGGGCTGAGAAAAATGTCTTTGGCAAACTTATATTGTCAGCGTCCCAGTGTCCAGCGTCACCTTACCTGGAGTTTAGAAATCCACGCTTATCCTTTGCATCTTTTGCCCATGCTCTGCCAGTTTCGTTTCATTTGCCGGTTCTTCCCACTGCGCCTGTTGCGGCAGCTACATCTCTTCTGCCTGCTTCAACGCCCCATGGAGTCTCCAGCGCTCCGGCCTCCAGCATGTTTCTCAGGTGTCCTGCAGCAACCCTG GAAACAAACAAGACTACTACAAAAAACCAGCATGGCAGACATTGACAA CAAAGACCAGGCTGAGATGGACCCAGCAGATATGGAAGACGTGGAAGAAGTGGAGGAAGAAGAGACTGGAGAGGATGTCAACAGCAAAG CTCGTCAGCTCACTGTGCAGATGATGCAGAACCCACAGGTCTTGGCTGCCCTGCAGGAGAGGCTGGACGGACTGGTGGGCTCACCATCAGGCTACATGGAAAG TTTACCAAAAATTGTCAAGAGGCGCGTAAATGCCCTGAAAAACCTCCAGGTGAAGTGTGCACACATTGAGGCTAAATTCTACGAAGAGGTGCACGAACTGGAGAGGAAGTACGCTGCCATGTACCAGCCGCTGTTCGATAAG CGTAGCGACATTGTGAAGGGCAGCTATGAGCCCGCAGATGACGAGTGTGAATGGAAAgcggatgaagaggaagagctGACCGTAAGTAAGCAG GAAGAAATGAAGGAAAAGGCCAaagtggaggaggagaagaaagacgAAGAGAAGGAGGACCCTAAAGGAATCCCCGAGTTCTGGCTGACCGTTTTTAAAAACGTGGATCTGCTCAGCGACATGTTGCAG GAGCACGATGAGCCCATCCTTAAACATTTACAGGAcattaaagtgaaattttcagaTGCTGGTCAGCCAATG AGCTTCACTTTAGAGTTTTTCTTTGAGCCAAATGAGTTCTTCACAAACACATTGTTGACAAAAACCTATAAGATGCGCTCAGAACCAGATGAGTCGGACCCCTTTTCCTTTGATGGACCCGAGATCATGGGCTGCACCGG TTGTCAGATTGACTGGACGAAGggcaaaaatgtcacattgaaAACAATCAAGAAGAAACAGAAGCACAAGGGCCGTGGAACAGTACGGACTGTCACCAAAACGGTCCCCAATGACTCCTTTTTCAACTTCTTCGCCCCTCCTGAAG TGCCAGAGAATGGAGAACTG GATGAGGATTCTGAGGCAGTGTTGGCCGCTGACTTTGAGATCGGTCACTTCATCCGCGAGCGCATCGTTCCCCGGGCTGTGCTCTACTTTACAGGAGAGGCCATAGAGGACGATGACGACGAT TACGATGAGGAAGGTGAGGAGGCAGATGATgag GAAGGCGAGGAAGAGGCTGACGAGGAAAATGACCCAGACTATGACCCCAAG AAGGACGCCAACCCCCCAGCAGAATGCAAACAGCAGTGA